One window from the genome of Desulfonatronum thiodismutans encodes:
- a CDS encoding DUF2156 domain-containing protein, with the protein MPMMRQKTTSATMPLEFQQITLKDQERYLTFLARCPQITSDYSFANIFGWAVEYGLEWCFEENLVWLRQRRPEPLLWAPVGDWEGVDWTAFRPWLYNAAFHRVPEKLTEIWHEAFGERMIRTEAPGQWDYIYSVPELIELKGNRFHKKKNLLRQFQRNYRAVYHALDMDCVERVLEMQSNWCTWKECADSHALEAENTAIERVLQEWDSIPGLMGGALEVEGEIVAYTVAEALTADTVVIHFEKGNTGVKGVYQAINNLFLADAASGFKYVNREQDLDDEGLRKAKLSYNPICFLKKYGIRFVGAEQSV; encoded by the coding sequence ATGCCCATGATGAGACAAAAAACCACATCCGCCACCATGCCGCTTGAGTTCCAGCAGATCACATTGAAAGATCAGGAGCGTTACCTGACCTTCCTGGCCCGTTGCCCCCAAATTACGTCGGACTACAGCTTCGCCAACATTTTCGGCTGGGCCGTGGAATATGGCCTGGAGTGGTGTTTTGAAGAGAATCTGGTCTGGCTGCGGCAACGGCGCCCGGAGCCGTTGCTCTGGGCTCCCGTGGGGGATTGGGAGGGTGTGGATTGGACCGCATTTCGGCCCTGGCTGTACAACGCCGCATTCCATCGCGTTCCCGAGAAACTGACGGAAATATGGCACGAAGCGTTCGGGGAGCGAATGATCCGGACCGAGGCCCCGGGGCAGTGGGACTACATCTATTCAGTCCCGGAGCTGATCGAACTCAAGGGCAACCGTTTTCACAAGAAGAAAAACCTGCTCCGCCAGTTTCAACGCAACTACCGCGCCGTGTACCACGCCCTGGACATGGATTGCGTGGAACGCGTACTGGAGATGCAGTCCAACTGGTGCACCTGGAAGGAATGCGCGGACTCCCACGCCTTGGAGGCTGAAAACACGGCCATCGAACGCGTGCTCCAAGAATGGGATTCCATCCCTGGATTGATGGGCGGGGCTTTGGAGGTCGAAGGCGAAATCGTCGCCTATACCGTAGCCGAAGCGCTGACCGCCGACACCGTGGTCATCCACTTCGAAAAAGGCAATACCGGGGTCAAGGGCGTCTACCAGGCCATCAACAACCTGTTCCTGGCCGACGCGGCAAGCGGATTCAAATACGTCAACCGGGAGCAGGACCTGGACGACGAGGGGCTGCGCAAAGCCAAGCTCTCCTACAATCCGATCTGCTTTCTAAAAAAATACGGCATCCGCTTCGTCGGCGCGGAACAGTCGGTTTGA
- a CDS encoding peptidase U32 family protein → MSSSPFRPELLAPAGNLVKLKVALRYGADAVYLGGSALNLRAGAGGFDRDALRHAVALARSVNVRVYYCLNAFPLETDLDAVREVLTMLGEFPQDTRVDGLIAADPGVFSLARKFLPDMPLHVSTQANTGNSAAVEFWRDLGARRVNLARELTLKDIRGLRRAVSERAPGMELEMFVHGAMCLALSGRCSLSVHLNARSANKGGCTQPCRFAYKPRALALTVEEQLRPGDVLWEVLEGEDFTAFFSPRDLCLVKYLPWLQRNGVDALKIEGRMRSAAYVALTCDVYRTALDELGRGKFRPDRYLRELGTALHRPMDSGFFLPGAPAVRAKRWECGGDMTMVGHLLRQDGPGRWTAQVLDRWEATGSVELVLPGLRRPMLRPGEYGLENERGETMRLVHPGQRVVLRCEHPECSPDIFLRQTQDLSRKQPR, encoded by the coding sequence ATGTCGTCATCCCCGTTCCGTCCGGAACTGTTGGCCCCCGCTGGGAACCTTGTCAAACTGAAGGTCGCGCTGCGTTACGGCGCGGACGCCGTTTACCTTGGTGGATCGGCTCTGAATCTCAGGGCCGGGGCCGGAGGTTTTGATCGGGACGCCTTGCGTCACGCGGTGGCCCTGGCCCGGTCCGTGAACGTTCGCGTCTATTATTGTCTGAATGCCTTTCCCCTGGAAACCGACCTGGATGCTGTTCGCGAAGTCCTTACGATGCTTGGTGAATTTCCCCAGGACACGCGGGTCGATGGCCTGATCGCGGCCGACCCCGGGGTATTCTCCCTGGCTCGGAAGTTTTTGCCGGACATGCCTCTGCACGTCAGCACCCAGGCCAATACCGGCAACAGCGCGGCAGTGGAGTTCTGGCGGGACTTGGGGGCAAGGCGCGTCAACCTGGCCAGGGAATTGACCTTGAAGGATATTCGCGGCCTCCGACGGGCTGTGTCGGAGAGAGCACCGGGCATGGAACTGGAGATGTTCGTGCACGGGGCCATGTGTCTGGCCCTGTCCGGACGCTGTTCCCTGAGCGTCCACCTTAACGCCCGCTCGGCGAACAAGGGCGGCTGCACCCAGCCCTGTCGCTTCGCCTACAAGCCTCGGGCCCTGGCCCTGACCGTGGAGGAGCAGCTCCGCCCCGGAGACGTTTTGTGGGAGGTACTGGAAGGGGAGGACTTTACGGCTTTTTTCAGCCCTCGGGATCTGTGCCTGGTCAAGTATCTGCCCTGGCTCCAGCGCAACGGCGTCGACGCCTTGAAGATCGAGGGCCGGATGCGTTCCGCCGCGTATGTCGCGCTGACCTGCGACGTGTACCGTACGGCTTTGGACGAGTTGGGCCGAGGGAAATTCAGGCCGGACCGTTACCTGCGTGAACTCGGGACCGCATTGCACCGGCCCATGGATTCGGGTTTTTTCCTGCCCGGCGCTCCGGCCGTGAGGGCCAAGCGTTGGGAGTGCGGCGGCGACATGACCATGGTCGGGCATCTGTTGCGGCAGGATGGACCTGGTCGCTGGACGGCCCAGGTTCTGGATCGCTGGGAAGCGACCGGCTCCGTGGAACTGGTCCTGCCTGGCCTGCGTCGGCCGATGCTGCGGCCCGGAGAGTACGGCCTGGAAAACGAGCGGGGGGAAACGATGCGTTTGGTTCATCCCGGACAACGGGTGGTGCTGCGCTGCGAGCATCCGGAATGCTCGCCGGATATCTTCCTGCGCCAAACCCAGGACCTTTCCAGGAAACAGCCGCGATGA
- a CDS encoding Crp/Fnr family transcriptional regulator → MDDETASLLNQSPVFQGLPESQIQALARIAEPITYRPGDLIFSEGDDAAGFFLVISGQVKIYKLSFEGKEQVLHFVGPGEIFAEVPVYSGGAYPANADALRETRTLFFPRRAIRRLLANDPNLAMIMLADLSRRLRQLTKLVESLSLKESPARLAAYLLHASEELTHADRIELDVTKGQLATLLGTTPETLSRTLKKMTDNEVIEVQGRTIRLLDKASLEQMAAG, encoded by the coding sequence ATGGATGACGAGACCGCTTCATTGCTCAACCAAAGCCCGGTTTTCCAGGGACTGCCCGAAAGCCAGATTCAGGCTTTGGCCAGAATTGCCGAGCCCATAACCTATCGCCCCGGGGATCTGATCTTTTCGGAAGGCGATGATGCGGCGGGCTTTTTTTTAGTGATTTCAGGGCAGGTGAAGATCTACAAACTGTCCTTCGAGGGCAAGGAACAGGTGCTCCATTTTGTCGGTCCGGGTGAAATTTTTGCCGAGGTGCCGGTCTATTCCGGCGGAGCCTACCCGGCCAACGCGGATGCCCTGCGGGAAACCCGCACGCTTTTTTTCCCCAGACGGGCCATTCGCCGCCTCCTGGCCAACGACCCGAACCTGGCCATGATCATGCTGGCCGATCTGTCCAGGCGGTTGCGTCAGTTGACCAAGCTGGTGGAAAGCCTGTCCCTTAAGGAAAGTCCGGCCAGACTGGCCGCCTATCTGCTGCATGCCAGCGAAGAGCTGACCCACGCGGACCGGATCGAGTTGGACGTGACCAAAGGCCAGTTGGCCACCCTGCTGGGCACCACGCCGGAAACACTCTCCCGGACGCTGAAAAAAATGACGGACAATGAGGTGATCGAGGTTCAGGGGCGGACCATCAGGTTGCTGGACAAGGCGAGCCTTGAGCAGATGGCCGCGGGATGA
- a CDS encoding WbuC family cupin fold metalloprotein has translation MTTQTTLTRLSPLATISGHVRFQAIGRRMLEQKAVDATRNPRLREMHILHEGDHDPLHRMLNALQPGTYARPHRHLDPPKSEGFVILRGAAGIVLFEERGAEILEEYILLSQARGELIADVRPGVWHTILALEPDTVLYEVKPGPYSPVTDKDFAPWTPDAGSDGAADYIRGLERRFRIACGLNGGAGR, from the coding sequence ATGACCACCCAGACCACCCTGACCCGTCTGTCGCCCTTGGCCACGATATCAGGGCATGTTCGCTTTCAGGCCATTGGCCGACGCATGCTGGAGCAAAAGGCCGTGGACGCGACTCGAAACCCCCGGCTGCGGGAAATGCACATCCTGCATGAAGGCGACCACGACCCCCTGCACCGGATGCTCAACGCGCTGCAACCCGGAACCTACGCCAGACCCCACCGTCATCTTGATCCGCCCAAGTCCGAAGGATTCGTGATCCTACGCGGCGCGGCGGGCATTGTGCTGTTCGAGGAACGCGGCGCGGAAATATTGGAAGAGTATATTTTGCTGAGTCAAGCGCGGGGCGAGCTGATAGCCGACGTCCGGCCCGGCGTCTGGCATACGATCCTGGCCCTGGAACCGGACACCGTACTGTACGAGGTCAAACCCGGTCCGTACTCTCCGGTGACGGACAAGGATTTCGCGCCTTGGACCCCGGATGCGGGCAGCGATGGGGCTGCAGACTATATCCGCGGCCTGGAACGTCGGTTTAGGATTGCTTGCGGATTGAATGGGGGAGCTGGTCGCTGA
- the rnc gene encoding ribonuclease III, which produces MDDIEQVQVRIQYAFGDVKLLNEALTHSSYANESPGRGQSNERLEFLGDAVLELCITEELFVRYPEANEGQLTTFRAMLVNEGVLAGLSRKLKIDHVLLLGRGEENQGGRQRQSLLSDAFEALLGAIFLDGGYAVAKQWVLERFAGLWPRQMELSVEKDHKTKLQELTQQHCRDRPVYYLEGSSGPEHERTFHVLLKLPTGEEFRDSGSSVKKAEQNAARQAMVFLKQS; this is translated from the coding sequence ATGGACGATATTGAGCAGGTGCAGGTGCGCATTCAATATGCTTTTGGTGATGTCAAATTATTGAATGAGGCCCTGACGCACAGTTCTTATGCAAACGAGTCGCCCGGAAGAGGCCAGAGCAACGAGCGCCTGGAGTTTCTGGGGGATGCGGTTCTGGAGTTGTGCATTACCGAGGAACTGTTTGTTCGCTATCCGGAAGCCAACGAGGGTCAGTTGACAACGTTTCGGGCCATGCTGGTGAATGAAGGAGTTTTAGCGGGGCTGAGCCGGAAGTTGAAGATCGACCACGTCCTTTTGCTGGGGCGTGGCGAAGAGAATCAGGGAGGGCGGCAGCGTCAATCGCTGCTCAGCGACGCTTTCGAGGCGCTTCTTGGAGCGATTTTTCTGGATGGGGGATACGCGGTGGCCAAGCAGTGGGTTCTGGAGCGGTTCGCCGGATTGTGGCCCAGGCAGATGGAACTGTCCGTGGAAAAGGACCACAAGACCAAACTCCAGGAGCTGACCCAACAACATTGCCGGGATCGTCCGGTGTATTATTTGGAGGGAAGTTCAGGACCGGAGCACGAGCGGACGTTTCATGTCCTGCTTAAATTACCCACTGGCGAGGAGTTTCGGGACTCGGGCAGCAGCGTCAAAAAGGCCGAGCAGAATGCCGCCCGTCAAGCCATGGTATTCCTCAAGCAAAGTTGA
- a CDS encoding PHP domain-containing protein — protein MPGIDLHTHSTASDGTLSPTELIQAAKNAELEAIALTDHDTTSGLKEAAAAADAMGVDFIPGCELSVVSQNGNMHILGYWIPTGPSKLSETLRFLRDRRHERNHLIMAKLKALGMDISYDDVLAVSGGDAVGRPHIAQVMHAKGYVRELSEAFKDYLGSEGKAYVPKEKLGPRQAIELLKSVGATVVLAHPFLLGLMGGDLRGVLKQLKEFGLDGIEAIYTLHRPDQTRLYLDIAREMDFLVTGGSDFHGAVKPNVRLGSGFGELFVPASLLATMKEHRAKLGLPV, from the coding sequence ATGCCCGGAATAGACCTGCATACCCATTCAACGGCCTCGGACGGCACCCTGTCGCCCACGGAATTGATCCAGGCGGCGAAGAACGCTGAACTGGAAGCTATTGCGCTTACCGACCACGACACCACCAGCGGTCTCAAGGAGGCCGCCGCCGCGGCTGATGCCATGGGAGTGGATTTTATTCCCGGCTGCGAGTTGAGCGTGGTTTCCCAGAACGGCAACATGCATATTCTGGGTTACTGGATACCCACCGGCCCCAGCAAGCTGAGCGAGACGCTGCGCTTTTTGCGGGACCGTCGGCACGAGCGCAACCATCTGATCATGGCCAAGCTCAAGGCTCTGGGCATGGATATTTCTTACGACGACGTCCTGGCAGTATCCGGCGGGGATGCCGTGGGCCGTCCGCACATCGCCCAGGTGATGCATGCCAAGGGCTACGTTCGTGAGCTGAGTGAAGCATTCAAGGACTACCTCGGCTCTGAGGGCAAAGCCTATGTTCCCAAGGAAAAACTTGGACCCCGACAAGCCATCGAACTCCTGAAGTCCGTGGGCGCGACAGTGGTGTTGGCCCATCCGTTCCTGCTCGGGCTGATGGGGGGGGATTTACGCGGCGTGTTGAAGCAGCTCAAGGAATTTGGATTGGATGGCATTGAAGCCATCTATACGCTGCACCGGCCGGATCAGACACGACTTTATCTCGACATTGCACGGGAAATGGATTTTCTGGTCACCGGCGGTTCCGACTTCCACGGCGCGGTCAAGCCGAACGTTCGGCTGGGCTCGGGTTTCGGCGAGCTGTTCGTCCCCGCTTCCTTGCTGGCGACCATGAAAGAACACCGAGCCAAGCTCGGTCTGCCCGTTTAG
- a CDS encoding flagellin N-terminal helical domain-containing protein, whose translation MALTINNNLMAQNAARNLSAAYGRLGTSTERLSSGLRINSAADDAAGLAIRELMRAEISSMRQGIRNANDAISMIQTADGALAVIDEKLIRMKELATQAATGTYNSDQRLIIDSEYQAMASEITRIANATKFNGIYLLNGNLSTGSGNPADWGGDHNGAGLISSGPLKIHFGPSNNSAEDYYYIAIGNSTASALGVGNAANRDYRSASHLEGRAGFSISTQEGAQLALDALENAILSKDNIRASLGALQNRLANTITNLSIQAENLQAAESRISDADVALEMTEFVRNQIITQAAVAMLAQANSLPRMAMQLISG comes from the coding sequence ATGGCTCTGACAATCAACAACAATTTAATGGCACAGAACGCCGCTCGAAACCTGTCCGCCGCCTATGGCAGACTCGGGACGTCCACGGAGCGGCTTTCTTCGGGATTACGCATCAACAGCGCCGCGGACGACGCCGCCGGGTTAGCCATCCGCGAACTGATGCGAGCGGAGATTTCCTCCATGCGACAAGGCATTCGCAACGCCAACGACGCCATTTCCATGATCCAGACCGCGGACGGCGCCCTGGCCGTCATTGACGAGAAGCTGATCAGGATGAAGGAACTGGCCACCCAGGCGGCCACCGGCACCTACAACTCCGATCAGCGTTTGATCATTGACTCGGAATATCAAGCCATGGCCTCGGAAATCACCCGAATCGCCAATGCCACGAAGTTCAATGGAATTTACCTGCTGAACGGCAATCTTTCCACAGGCTCTGGAAACCCAGCGGATTGGGGTGGAGATCATAACGGCGCCGGCCTTATCTCCAGTGGTCCTTTGAAAATTCACTTCGGGCCATCCAACAACAGCGCCGAGGACTACTACTACATTGCCATCGGTAACTCCACGGCATCAGCTCTCGGGGTCGGCAATGCGGCAAACCGAGACTATCGAAGCGCCTCTCACCTTGAAGGAAGAGCAGGTTTTTCCATCTCCACCCAAGAGGGAGCTCAGCTCGCCCTCGACGCTCTGGAAAACGCCATTCTCTCCAAGGACAACATCCGCGCCAGCCTCGGTGCCTTGCAGAATCGCTTGGCCAACACCATCACCAACCTGTCCATCCAGGCCGAAAACCTACAGGCCGCGGAGTCGCGAATTTCCGACGCGGACGTGGCCTTGGAAATGACCGAGTTCGTCCGCAACCAGATTATCACCCAGGCAGCGGTGGCCATGCTGGCCCAGGCTAATTCCCTGCCTCGGATGGCCATGCAGCTCATCAGCGGCTAA
- a CDS encoding flagellar protein FlaG, with product MRVENTLETRSYVSGDLGVAHVLNVPEGDKLGILNHEKGRDEHKGDDPRQRGKSALMEAMDVAEEHLRGTGLNIRLKVTDKSERLQVEVFDPKTKEVLRRFPPDEIIRLAESIEEMAGLIVDRSL from the coding sequence ATGCGTGTGGAAAATACTCTTGAGACCCGCTCATATGTGTCGGGCGACCTTGGGGTTGCTCATGTTTTGAACGTGCCCGAAGGCGACAAACTCGGCATCCTCAACCATGAAAAGGGTCGCGATGAACATAAGGGCGATGATCCTCGCCAGAGAGGAAAAAGCGCCTTGATGGAGGCTATGGACGTGGCTGAGGAGCACTTGAGGGGAACTGGATTGAATATTCGCCTGAAAGTCACGGACAAGAGCGAGCGGCTTCAAGTGGAGGTGTTTGATCCGAAAACCAAGGAAGTCCTGCGGCGTTTTCCCCCGGATGAAATCATCCGGCTGGCTGAGTCCATTGAGGAAATGGCGGGCTTGATCGTGGACAGATCGCTTTAG
- a CDS encoding phosphotransacetylase family protein — MVGIYVGSTSGYSGKNLVAMGLGLKFQKDGLNVGYIKPVGAVPVEKDGKMGDEDAFFVQDVLGLKEDPELVTPVLVTEEFKTKAFGGLTHDLMGDIKRSYETLSKGRDVTIVAGSGSMYSGKYCNVDAVEVVRTLGIKSIVIDRCSKELNYDYLVVLKDALGDQFIGTILNDIPADYMDEVKNRLAPFLERSGVKVLGILPRDPLLGAVQVGELAQRLGGRVVTAKDKADRVVENFLIGSMQVENFMTHFRKNKNTAIIMGGDRSDVQLVALEGECPCLILTGNIYPNDIILTRAEVKEIPIIIVRDDTFTMAKKMDAIMSRLKLRDLVKIQQGAQVVSNNVDIPYIKEQLGLK; from the coding sequence ATGGTCGGTATTTATGTGGGCTCGACGTCAGGCTATTCAGGAAAAAACCTGGTAGCCATGGGGCTTGGTCTCAAATTCCAAAAAGACGGCCTGAACGTCGGCTACATCAAGCCAGTGGGCGCCGTACCCGTGGAAAAAGACGGCAAAATGGGAGACGAAGACGCGTTCTTTGTTCAAGATGTGCTGGGACTGAAGGAAGATCCTGAACTAGTCACTCCCGTACTGGTCACCGAGGAGTTTAAAACCAAGGCCTTCGGCGGCCTGACCCATGACCTGATGGGCGACATCAAACGCAGCTACGAAACCCTCAGCAAGGGCAGAGACGTAACCATCGTCGCCGGCTCCGGGAGTATGTATTCCGGCAAGTACTGCAACGTGGACGCCGTGGAAGTCGTACGCACCTTGGGCATCAAATCCATCGTCATCGACCGCTGCTCCAAAGAACTGAACTACGACTACCTGGTCGTGCTCAAGGACGCCCTGGGCGATCAATTTATCGGCACGATTCTCAACGACATTCCCGCGGACTACATGGACGAGGTCAAAAACCGACTAGCCCCCTTCCTGGAGCGTAGCGGTGTAAAGGTCCTCGGCATTTTGCCCCGAGATCCGCTGCTCGGCGCGGTCCAGGTGGGCGAGCTGGCCCAACGACTCGGCGGACGAGTGGTCACGGCCAAGGACAAGGCCGACCGCGTCGTGGAAAATTTCCTGATCGGCAGTATGCAGGTCGAAAACTTCATGACCCACTTCCGCAAGAACAAAAATACCGCCATCATCATGGGCGGCGACCGCTCCGACGTTCAGTTGGTGGCCCTGGAAGGCGAATGCCCCTGCCTGATCCTGACCGGCAATATCTACCCCAACGACATCATCCTGACCCGGGCCGAGGTCAAGGAAATCCCGATCATCATCGTCCGCGACGACACCTTCACCATGGCCAAAAAAATGGACGCCATCATGTCCCGCCTGAAACTACGCGACTTGGTCAAGATCCAGCAAGGCGCCCAGGTGGTCAGTAACAACGTGGACATCCCCTACATCAAGGAACAGCTCGGATTGAAATAG
- a CDS encoding SLC26A/SulP transporter family protein: MAGISIGLVVSLMAIVIQISFAAMIFSGPLEFHAQRGMGLTLAGGAVLLAVTALFSGFRPTVNLPQDAPVAIFTGAAAGIAATLGTGHTEEAFITVVAALMLSTLATAAFFFLAAKKRLADYIRFMPYPVVAGFLAGTGWLLTKGSLEVMTGVSLSWDALPSLLSREILPFWTPGVVYAGLLFLGLRRWSHFLILPGSMVVALVLYHAALPLLGLDMAQARELGLFFSSFSSANIWPPFTPMDLQHVQWAALAREVPTLAVIPFIALLGLLLNTGGIELAARRDLDLNRELLVNSGGNALAALTGSHAGYSALSLSMLGFKTGADTRIVGLTAALVLAGTLLFGGQVLSIFPKALLGGFLLLIGLFFISDWIVDTRKRMPRPDYAVVLAVFATIGIFGYPHGVLLGLLATVALFTAKISRIPAIEAVSNISRTRSRKSRPIPHQHLLTVHGRSARLFKLNGFLFFGSVNSLTTSVMEALHDDSTRYILVDFQNVSGFDVSAVNNFVRLAQRMSSRNVAFLLAGPPDLFTDLLRQIGGEELARSCKIFPDVNAALEWCEDDIIHFAHAAMTEQSNQAKRDRDKLFDTVADDLLSELDRQERIESLLDTIWPYLEPRSFSPSQTLLGQGDLGPGMMFVRQGAVLERVTDASGGSSTLRTLGPGTFFSEPAAYGPWRSSHGYQAESAVQIALLTPKAFMELENITPEAARKIHRLVVAALIANLSTDLRSTEWTP, translated from the coding sequence ATGGCCGGCATCAGCATCGGGCTGGTCGTCAGTCTAATGGCGATCGTGATCCAAATTTCCTTCGCCGCGATGATCTTTTCCGGCCCACTGGAATTCCACGCCCAGCGCGGCATGGGGTTGACCTTGGCCGGAGGCGCGGTGCTGCTCGCGGTGACGGCCCTGTTCAGCGGTTTTCGTCCCACCGTCAACCTGCCCCAAGATGCGCCGGTGGCCATTTTTACCGGAGCGGCGGCGGGAATCGCCGCCACCTTGGGCACGGGCCACACGGAAGAGGCCTTCATCACCGTGGTGGCGGCCCTGATGCTTTCCACCCTGGCCACGGCCGCCTTTTTCTTCCTGGCCGCGAAAAAGAGGTTAGCCGATTACATCCGTTTCATGCCCTATCCGGTGGTGGCCGGATTTCTGGCCGGGACCGGATGGCTGCTGACCAAGGGGAGCCTGGAGGTGATGACCGGGGTGTCCCTGTCGTGGGACGCCCTGCCATCCTTGTTGTCCCGGGAAATCCTCCCGTTCTGGACGCCTGGAGTCGTTTACGCGGGGCTGCTTTTTTTGGGCCTGCGCCGCTGGTCCCATTTCCTGATCCTCCCCGGCTCCATGGTCGTAGCCTTGGTTCTATACCATGCGGCCCTTCCGCTTCTCGGCCTGGACATGGCCCAAGCCCGGGAGCTCGGCCTGTTTTTTTCCTCCTTCTCCTCGGCCAACATCTGGCCTCCATTCACTCCAATGGATCTGCAACACGTCCAGTGGGCCGCGCTTGCACGAGAAGTCCCCACCTTGGCCGTCATCCCGTTCATCGCCTTGCTCGGTCTGTTGTTGAACACCGGAGGCATCGAACTGGCCGCCCGTCGCGATCTGGACCTGAACCGGGAGCTGCTGGTCAACAGCGGGGGCAACGCCCTGGCCGCCCTGACCGGATCCCATGCCGGGTACAGTGCGTTGAGCCTGTCCATGCTTGGTTTCAAAACCGGCGCGGACACGCGCATCGTCGGACTGACCGCCGCGCTGGTCCTGGCCGGGACGCTCCTTTTCGGCGGACAGGTTCTTTCCATTTTTCCCAAGGCCCTTTTGGGCGGCTTCCTGCTCCTGATCGGGTTGTTCTTTATTTCCGACTGGATCGTGGATACCCGAAAACGTATGCCCCGCCCGGACTACGCAGTGGTGCTCGCCGTCTTCGCGACCATCGGTATCTTCGGCTATCCCCATGGCGTCCTGTTGGGCCTTTTGGCCACGGTGGCCCTGTTCACGGCCAAAATCAGCCGCATCCCCGCGATCGAGGCCGTCTCCAACATTTCCCGGACCCGCAGTCGCAAATCCCGTCCGATTCCTCACCAGCATTTGCTGACCGTCCATGGACGCAGCGCGCGTCTTTTCAAGCTCAACGGCTTTCTCTTTTTCGGTTCCGTGAACTCCTTGACCACGTCCGTCATGGAGGCGCTGCATGACGACTCCACGCGCTACATTCTCGTCGATTTTCAGAATGTTTCCGGATTCGACGTCTCCGCGGTCAACAACTTCGTCCGGCTGGCTCAGCGAATGTCCTCCCGAAACGTCGCGTTTCTTCTGGCCGGGCCGCCGGACCTGTTCACGGACCTGCTCAGGCAGATCGGCGGGGAGGAATTGGCCCGATCATGCAAAATCTTTCCTGACGTCAACGCGGCCTTGGAATGGTGCGAGGACGACATTATCCACTTCGCTCACGCCGCCATGACCGAACAATCGAATCAAGCCAAGCGCGACCGGGACAAACTCTTCGACACCGTGGCGGACGATCTATTGTCTGAATTGGACCGTCAGGAACGAATCGAGAGCCTGCTGGACACAATCTGGCCCTATCTCGAGCCTCGAAGCTTCTCACCGAGCCAAACGCTCCTCGGCCAAGGCGACCTTGGTCCGGGAATGATGTTCGTACGCCAAGGCGCGGTTCTGGAACGAGTTACCGATGCCTCGGGAGGCAGCAGCACGTTGCGGACCTTGGGGCCAGGCACTTTTTTCAGCGAACCCGCGGCCTACGGCCCCTGGCGTTCCTCCCACGGCTACCAAGCTGAGTCCGCTGTACAAATCGCTCTACTTACCCCGAAGGCTTTTATGGAGTTGGAGAATATCACCCCAGAAGCGGCCCGAAAAATCCATCGCTTGGTGGTCGCCGCTCTGATCGCCAACTTAAGCACGGACCTCCGGTCCACGGAATGGACTCCCTGA